A single Pseudomonadota bacterium DNA region contains:
- a CDS encoding 2,3-diphosphoglycerate-dependent phosphoglycerate mutase, with translation MSTLVLLRHGESQWNLENRFTGWVDVPLTPKGEQEAARAGERLKAYHFDLAFTSALKRAQETLRIALERNGQVDLPITRDEALNERHYGDLQGLNKAETAERFGADQVKIWRRSFDVPPPNGESLKDTAARTLPYYEGQIAPLLRAGRNVLVVAHGNSLRSIVMAIDGLTPEQVVELNLATGVPIVYEMDEALHVTSKTLLD, from the coding sequence GTGTCCACCCTCGTCCTCCTCCGCCACGGCGAATCGCAGTGGAACCTCGAAAACCGCTTCACGGGCTGGGTCGACGTGCCCCTCACCCCCAAGGGAGAGCAGGAGGCCGCCCGCGCAGGCGAGCGCCTCAAGGCCTACCATTTCGATCTCGCCTTCACCTCAGCGCTCAAGCGCGCGCAGGAGACCCTGCGCATCGCCCTCGAGCGTAACGGTCAGGTCGACCTGCCCATCACCCGCGACGAAGCCCTCAACGAGCGCCACTACGGCGACCTCCAGGGGCTGAACAAGGCCGAGACCGCCGAACGCTTCGGCGCCGACCAGGTCAAGATCTGGCGGCGCAGCTTCGACGTACCGCCGCCCAACGGCGAGAGCCTAAAGGACACCGCGGCGCGCACCCTCCCCTACTACGAGGGCCAGATCGCGCCTCTGCTGCGCGCGGGGCGCAACGTGCTCGTGGTGGCCCACGGCAACAGCCTGCGCTCCATCGTCATGGCCATCGACGGCCTGACACCCGAGCAGGTGGTCGAGCTCAACCTCGCCACGGGCGTGCCCATCGTCTACGAGATGGACGAAGCGCTGCACGTGACCTCGAAGACCCTGCTCGACTGA